A window of Rhabdothermincola salaria contains these coding sequences:
- a CDS encoding CaiB/BaiF CoA transferase family protein, whose protein sequence is MDDRRGPLSHLRVLDLSRLYPGAYCTLLLADLGADVVKVEAPGRGDGLRDLEPGEVKAVHSALNRGKRSMTLNLKHDRAREVLDRLVRQADVIVESHRPGQLDALGLGYDDLRAENPRLVWCSITGFGSTGPRAQAPGHDLTYLGAAGVLSQLGQGEHPRQPDVVLTVPVGALTAVVGILAAVAERDRTGEGARVDASITEAVQWVMSDAVTRHVSGAGPEWGQFAASAVYRCADGAHVTLTATEPRSWKALCEALDAPDLVDHRMGIDDEVAAAARLAELFDRRPAADWLADPGLAGGVGPVLAPADLPDDEQVKARRGVLTLDDGLPVVANPVRVGTTDGDEASLGRTRPPALGEHAADVLAAAGYDAEAIEALRADGVI, encoded by the coding sequence GTGGACGACCGACGAGGACCGCTGTCGCACCTGCGGGTGCTCGACCTCTCGCGCCTGTACCCGGGCGCCTACTGCACCCTGTTGCTGGCCGACCTCGGCGCCGACGTGGTCAAGGTGGAGGCGCCCGGTCGGGGCGACGGGCTGCGCGACCTCGAGCCCGGGGAGGTCAAGGCCGTGCACTCCGCCCTCAACCGGGGCAAGCGCTCGATGACGCTGAACCTCAAGCACGACCGGGCCCGCGAGGTCCTGGACCGGCTCGTCCGCCAGGCCGACGTGATCGTCGAGTCGCACCGCCCCGGTCAGCTCGACGCCCTCGGGCTGGGCTACGACGACCTGCGGGCCGAGAACCCGCGCCTCGTCTGGTGCTCGATCACCGGGTTCGGATCCACCGGTCCGCGGGCGCAGGCGCCCGGCCACGACCTGACGTACCTGGGCGCGGCCGGGGTGCTGTCCCAGCTGGGGCAGGGGGAGCACCCCCGGCAGCCCGACGTCGTGCTCACCGTCCCGGTGGGGGCGCTCACCGCGGTGGTGGGCATCCTGGCCGCGGTGGCCGAGCGGGACCGCACGGGGGAGGGGGCCCGCGTCGACGCCTCGATCACCGAGGCCGTCCAGTGGGTGATGTCCGACGCTGTCACCCGCCACGTGTCGGGCGCAGGACCGGAGTGGGGCCAGTTCGCGGCCAGCGCCGTGTACCGCTGCGCGGACGGCGCCCACGTCACCCTCACCGCCACCGAGCCCCGGTCGTGGAAGGCGCTGTGCGAGGCCCTCGACGCGCCGGACCTGGTCGATCACCGCATGGGGATCGACGACGAGGTGGCCGCCGCGGCGCGCCTCGCCGAGCTGTTCGACCGTCGTCCCGCCGCCGACTGGCTGGCCGACCCGGGTCTGGCCGGGGGCGTGGGCCCGGTGTTGGCGCCCGCCGACCTCCCCGACGACGAGCAGGTGAAGGCCCGCCGCGGCGTGCTGACCCTCGACGACGGCCTCCCGGTGGTGGCCAACCCAGTTCGGGTGGGCACCACCGACGGCGACGAGGCGTCCCTCGGGCGCACCCGCCCGCCGGCGCTCGGCGAGCACGCCGCCGACGTGCTCGCGGCGGCCGGCTACGACGCCGAGGCCATCGAGGCCCTGCGCGCCGACGGCGTGATCTGA
- a CDS encoding GNAT family N-acetyltransferase: MDGPRAATLTDLDVVATALGEAFTDDPLMIWAFPDDESRPRVLRGMFGFLAEHLYLPDGEVVVDDRGAAALWQPPGARGEDSESFWAQHGAGFVEVLEGQIERTMVLGAAMAEHHPDEVHWYLPAIGVRPVAHGQGVGGALLAHTLASVDRDGAAAYLEATTPRSVVLYERHGFEVTTEFTVDDSPPIWPMVRPAR, from the coding sequence ATGGACGGACCCCGCGCCGCGACCCTCACCGACCTCGACGTGGTGGCCACCGCCCTGGGCGAGGCGTTCACCGACGATCCGCTCATGATCTGGGCGTTCCCCGACGACGAGTCGAGGCCCCGGGTCCTGCGGGGCATGTTCGGCTTCCTCGCCGAGCACCTCTACCTGCCCGACGGGGAGGTCGTGGTCGACGACCGTGGCGCCGCTGCGCTGTGGCAGCCTCCGGGCGCCCGAGGTGAGGACAGCGAGTCGTTCTGGGCCCAGCACGGCGCCGGCTTCGTGGAGGTCCTCGAGGGCCAGATCGAGCGGACCATGGTGCTCGGGGCGGCCATGGCCGAGCACCACCCCGACGAGGTCCACTGGTACCTGCCCGCCATCGGGGTGCGCCCGGTGGCCCACGGTCAGGGGGTGGGAGGAGCCCTGCTGGCCCACACGCTGGCGTCGGTCGACCGCGACGGGGCGGCTGCCTACCTCGAGGCCACCACGCCCCGCAGCGTCGTGCTCTACGAGCGCCACGGGTTCGAGGTCACCACCGAGTTCACCGTCGACGACAGCCCACCCATCTGGCCGATGGTGCGACCGGCGCGCTGA
- a CDS encoding enoyl-CoA hydratase/isomerase family protein, with amino-acid sequence MNDEVLHVEQDEGVVTVTIDAPPLNLVDADFMVALLGWLPDAEGDDSVRVVVFRSADPDFFLMHGDVHQLVDVVPDRGAEVTEPNVAQATFERLHRAPFFTIGVLDGVARGGGCEFLSALDLRIGSFGSVVGQPEAALGILPGAGGTVRWSRLVGRSRALELLLTGRDVPAEEALALGWLDALLPAQHLDEHAMALARRVARLPRASIAAVKEVVDAALTDDAEVLAVENAALTRLMATGGHQEPMRRFLAAGGQTREGERGDISALLAATMGDA; translated from the coding sequence GTGAACGACGAGGTGCTGCACGTCGAACAGGACGAAGGGGTCGTCACCGTCACCATCGACGCCCCGCCCCTGAACCTGGTGGACGCCGACTTCATGGTCGCGCTCCTCGGTTGGCTGCCCGACGCCGAGGGCGACGACTCGGTGCGGGTGGTGGTGTTCCGTAGCGCCGACCCCGACTTCTTCTTGATGCACGGCGATGTGCACCAACTCGTCGACGTCGTGCCCGACCGCGGGGCCGAGGTGACCGAGCCCAACGTGGCGCAGGCCACGTTCGAGCGATTGCACCGGGCCCCGTTCTTCACCATCGGCGTCCTCGACGGGGTGGCGCGGGGAGGGGGCTGCGAGTTCCTCTCGGCGCTCGACCTGCGGATCGGCTCCTTCGGTTCGGTGGTGGGTCAGCCGGAGGCCGCCCTCGGCATCCTCCCCGGCGCGGGTGGCACCGTCCGGTGGTCCCGGCTGGTGGGGCGCTCCCGAGCGCTCGAGCTGTTGCTCACCGGACGGGACGTGCCCGCCGAGGAGGCGCTGGCGCTGGGCTGGTTGGACGCGCTGCTCCCGGCCCAGCACCTCGACGAGCACGCCATGGCGCTGGCGCGGAGGGTGGCCCGGCTCCCCCGAGCATCGATCGCCGCCGTCAAGGAGGTGGTCGACGCCGCCCTCACGGACGACGCCGAGGTGCTCGCCGTCGAGAACGCCGCCCTGACCCGGCTCATGGCCACGGGCGGGCACCAGGAACCGATGCGGAGGTTCCTCGCCGCCGGCGGCCAGACGAGGGAAGGTGAACGGGGCGACATCAGTGCCCTGCTGGCCGCCACGATGGGCGATGCCTGA
- a CDS encoding phosphotransferase family protein — protein sequence MSPDDPTADRWGAATEQVRRWLETNLGEVRDLRRQPRWRPVWFADVERDGERLELVVRGDRTDMPLIFPLDHEMRLQQVLHDHGIPVPKVHGLIDEPLAYVMDRVGGQQDFRGTSDEDRRAVVDDYLQILARLHTLPLEPFRAAGIMGPERPEDAGTFGLARYEAVYRSTKNGPDPFMEFCLGWLHRNPPDSQGRQSAIVWDSGQFHQADGHIVALLDLEIGHLGDPMMDLAAWRMRDTIVGYGSFAELYARYEELTGAPVDLEALMRHHFAFTLTNQLALGQAVRAPHADTDLMTNMQWCLETNLFATEALAEILDVELPTVAVPEPRPSRATTALANMADVLRDLETDDEWLAYRLRTLFRSARHVRRVDEVGDALSDADLDDIHQVLGHRPDDWFAGEAELERFVLADAGTGRWDLELLALFHKRNLRAHTLLGPPGSAMATHLPIQTFR from the coding sequence ATGAGCCCTGATGATCCGACCGCGGACCGCTGGGGGGCGGCCACCGAGCAGGTGCGCCGATGGCTGGAGACCAACCTCGGCGAGGTGCGTGACCTGCGCCGTCAGCCCCGGTGGCGACCGGTGTGGTTCGCCGACGTGGAACGAGACGGGGAGCGCCTCGAGCTGGTGGTGCGCGGCGATCGCACCGACATGCCGCTGATCTTCCCGCTCGACCACGAGATGCGCCTCCAGCAGGTGCTCCACGACCACGGCATCCCGGTGCCGAAGGTGCACGGGCTCATCGACGAGCCGCTGGCCTATGTGATGGACCGGGTCGGCGGCCAGCAGGACTTCCGGGGGACGTCCGACGAGGACCGTCGGGCCGTGGTCGACGACTACCTGCAGATCCTCGCCCGCCTGCACACCCTGCCTCTCGAGCCGTTCCGCGCTGCGGGGATCATGGGTCCCGAGCGCCCCGAGGACGCCGGCACCTTCGGGCTGGCGAGGTACGAAGCCGTCTATCGGTCGACCAAGAACGGCCCCGACCCCTTCATGGAGTTCTGCCTCGGCTGGCTGCACCGCAACCCGCCCGACTCCCAGGGCCGGCAGTCCGCCATCGTGTGGGATTCCGGCCAGTTCCACCAGGCCGACGGGCACATCGTCGCCCTGCTCGACCTCGAGATCGGGCACCTCGGCGACCCGATGATGGACCTGGCGGCGTGGCGGATGCGCGACACCATCGTCGGCTACGGCTCGTTCGCCGAGCTCTACGCCCGCTACGAGGAGCTGACCGGTGCCCCGGTCGACCTCGAGGCGCTGATGCGCCACCACTTCGCCTTCACCCTCACCAACCAGCTGGCCCTCGGCCAGGCGGTGCGGGCCCCGCACGCCGACACCGACCTCATGACCAACATGCAGTGGTGCCTGGAGACGAACCTGTTCGCCACCGAGGCCCTGGCCGAGATCCTCGACGTCGAGTTGCCCACGGTGGCGGTGCCCGAGCCGCGCCCGTCCCGGGCCACCACGGCGCTGGCCAACATGGCCGACGTGCTGCGCGACCTCGAGACCGACGACGAGTGGCTGGCCTATCGCCTGCGCACCCTGTTCCGCAGCGCTCGGCACGTCCGCCGGGTCGACGAGGTCGGTGACGCGCTCAGCGACGCCGACCTCGACGACATCCACCAGGTGCTCGGCCACCGCCCCGACGATTGGTTCGCCGGGGAGGCCGAGCTCGAACGCTTCGTGCTCGCCGATGCCGGCACGGGCCGGTGGGACCTCGAGCTGTTGGCCTTGTTCCACAAGCGCAACCTGCGAGCCCACACGCTCCTCGGCCCGCCGGGCAGCGCCATGGCCACCCACCTGCCCATCCAGACGTTCCGCTGA
- a CDS encoding SDR family oxidoreductase, which yields MALEIDLSGKAVLVTGGTKGVGRGIAQRFADAGATVVVCARREPEQPLPEGWIFVPADLREGEAAWAAVDAAHEAAGRLDCVVNNAGGSPPADSADASPRFSERIVALNLLAPLYVAQRAHHHMKDQDGGGSIVNVGSIVAQRPSPTTAAYGAAKAGLKQLTTTLAMEWAPTVRVNSITCGYILTEQAELFYGEGERRQQVESLIPIQRLAKPTEIGDVAVWLASDLAGYVTGADVAAHGGGDRPPVIDEG from the coding sequence GTGGCGCTGGAGATCGATCTGAGCGGCAAGGCGGTGCTGGTCACCGGGGGCACCAAGGGCGTCGGTCGCGGCATCGCCCAGCGCTTCGCCGACGCCGGAGCCACCGTCGTGGTGTGCGCCCGCCGTGAACCCGAGCAGCCGCTGCCCGAAGGCTGGATCTTCGTCCCCGCCGACCTGCGCGAGGGCGAGGCCGCCTGGGCCGCGGTCGACGCCGCCCACGAGGCCGCCGGACGCCTCGACTGCGTGGTCAACAACGCCGGCGGCTCGCCCCCCGCCGACTCCGCCGACGCGTCGCCCCGGTTCTCCGAGCGCATCGTGGCGCTCAACCTGCTGGCCCCCCTCTACGTGGCCCAGCGCGCCCACCACCACATGAAGGACCAGGACGGCGGCGGGTCCATCGTCAACGTCGGGTCCATCGTGGCCCAGCGCCCCTCCCCCACCACTGCCGCCTACGGGGCGGCCAAGGCCGGGCTCAAGCAGCTCACCACCACCTTGGCCATGGAGTGGGCACCGACGGTGCGGGTGAACTCCATCACCTGCGGCTACATCCTCACCGAGCAGGCCGAGCTCTTCTACGGCGAAGGCGAGCGTCGCCAGCAGGTGGAGTCGCTCATCCCCATCCAGCGTCTGGCGAAGCCCACCGAGATCGGCGACGTGGCCGTCTGGTTGGCCTCCGACCTCGCCGGCTACGTCACCGGCGCCGACGTCGCCGCCCACGGAGGCGGCGACCGACCGCCGGTGATCGACGAAGGCTGA